Genomic window (Arachis hypogaea cultivar Tifrunner chromosome 13, arahy.Tifrunner.gnm2.J5K5, whole genome shotgun sequence):
tTTCTTATATTTCAAGGTGCTCTAGTCAATggaatcttttcctttttttttttacaatcaaTTAAGTTCTTTGGTGTCTCTATCTGCATATATACTTGAACATGTATATTATACATAACATTCAGCAAGACCAAATCTATCATATATATATGCTACTAAAGAACTATATATGTACCTTGAGGACTCATAAAATGATCACAAATATCTAATAATTGATGAGGAGCAAAAAATTTGATGTTGTAATAACTCCCAAGAATCCTCCATTAGAACAAATATAAAGGATAAGTGTTGGAGTTCCAAGCTGAGAGGAATATCAGATTCTACAGAATAACCAAgtcagaaaaagaaataaaattctaaaaaataataataataacccgcTTTCAAATCTGGGAatatgattcccactttttttttGGTCTGGGAAACGAATAAGAATGATAATTGGGTTAAAATTGGATCAATACTAGAACCTAATTATGAGTTGCCAGTTAAGAAGTAGGTATTTTTTCATGAATTGTATTTGTTaacatcaatattttttttccCCAGTACAGATATGCATGTTCATCTATATAAATAGATTGGTCAAGCTATAGTACATTTGTTAATAGAAAATAATTATacaattttctatttattttttcttatttattttttaagggAAGTTGTATTGCAAAGAAATTGTAATGGAATTGGAATAATGTTTTAGCACTATCTTAGAATGGAAattaaaattagagaaaaagGGGTCCACAAGCacaaacacaaagtgaggaaaaAGTATAGTTATAAGGAACATAGTCACATACACtatatctaataataatattattcagGTCACCGAACATAAAAGGATTGAGTGTTTTCCATTGGTTCTATCAAAGATTCCATTCTACCACATTGGTTCCTCCTCTCTCCATCTTTCAGATATAAATACATGCTTCTTCATGTGCTTTGCGCTGAGGAGTAGTAGTTTGCACTGAACAACAAGAAGAAACAAGCACAACAATTTAGCTAGGTTCACTCATTGATCATCATTATATTATCTGATATAGCAAAGTGATCTGCAGATAATAGAGAGGTAAATGCTCAAACAATATAATGGTTCTCATATCATTAGAGGAGTCCGCCACCTCAATTATAGTTATAACCGGGTTGATAAAATGTGTTTGCAGGTGGAAGAAtgtaccatcatcatcatcaagggaagAACATCCATTCTTCAAGTTCAAGAATGGCAATGTCTTCTGAGAGGCACATGTTCCTTCAAGCTGCTGGAAATGGTTCCGGGGGTGACTCTGGGCTTGTGCTCTCCACAGATGCCAAGCCTAGACTGAAATGGACACCAGATCTTCATGCCAGGTTCATAGAAGCAGTTCATCAGCTTGGTGGAGCTGACAGTGAGTAACTTACTATATATCTATAAATTCACACTAATAACTAATAACTACATACATCTCatcataacaataataatatatattgctgCTGCAGTTACATATACAAACCACAATTTGACACCATGTCACTTGTGGATCATCAAATAAAATGAGCATGGAGATTTTTCAATTCTCTAATTAATGCATGCTGTACaataatccttttttttttttttttcccttacaGAGGCAACTCCAAAAACAGTGATGAAACTCATGGGAATTCCCGGGCTTACCTTATACCATCTGAAGAGCCATCTTCAGGTAATACAAGAGATTCGAGTTGGTTTATGTCTGATATTTTTAGtgttatatatgtatatgatccttcctctcaagtTAATTGACTCTCAACtatataaattattttgaatATAGCATATGGGAACTTCTGTTTTAATGCTTTTCTTCCCCCCAACAAAAACTCAATTGTTTCGCCATAATCATGAAATCACTAGTCTCTTGATTTCCAAGCCCTGTGCACACATGCGtggttatatatatttttagcaaattcataatatattatttaaggCTGCTAAACATTTTCTTGTCTGGTGGATCAGTGTACATGCTAAATTGCTGTATAAAGAAACAAGTTTCTGTACATATACGATGTGCATATGCAAAGAGCTACAaataaaatccaataaataaCTTGTATATGGTACAAAAAGAATTAATGATATCCTTTTTCCCATTTTGACAACAGAAGTACAGACTGAGCAAGAATCTGCAAGGACAAAGTAATAACAACGTGCCTCACAAAATTAGTAAGTGAACAATCTCTCTTTTCATAATCTTATTATGAAACCACGCACGAATTGAAGATCAGACTCATGTTATTAGTATGTCACACAAAACCAGGTGCAAGTAGTGTATCTACGGGAGAAAGACCCTCTGAAAGCAATGGCACTCACAATCATATGAACAACAACACTTTAAACACTATTCCGTCTTCTCCTCAGTCGTCGAATAACAagtaagaaattaaaaatttttcacaTACATgcttcttgtatatatatatatatattcaatcaaCATTCTGCGAGTAGTGAGGTTTCATagtagtaattaattattaaacttTCATTATTCTGCTTGTACCAGAGATTTACACATAAGTGAGGCACTGCAGATGCAGATAGAGGTGCAAAGAAGGCTAAATGAACAACTAGAGGTGTGTATGTGATACCCTTTACCAACTTAAATAGAAATTTAACTTTGCTTAGCATCGCACACCTCATTCAATTATGGATAGATCAGTTGAGTCGTCACCCTAATAGTATACGATACTATGATTAATTAGTCCCAACTTAAATACCATACCATGCTTTCACTATATTCATCccataataaatcaaattaaaccaCTTATGATATTATAATATACATTAATAAACACAGacagtgtatatatatatttggtgtaTGTATGTGTATTCAAAAAGATATTTTCATCattcataaaagaaaataaaaatgagttcGTTCTAATTAAGAAGGAAATTGGAACGGGTTTGACAGGTGCAAAGACACATGCAGGTGAGGATAGAGGCACAAGGGAAGTACCTGCAAGCAGTGCTGGAGAAAGCTCAAGAAACACTTGGGAAACAGGATTTGGGAGTAGTAGGGCTTGAAGCTGCAAAAGTCCAACTTTCTGAGCTTGTTTCCAAAGTTTCCTCTCAGTGCTTGGAGCTTCAAACCAACAACAACCACttaccaaataataataataatgactgCTCCATGGACAGTAACAGTTGCCTCACATCAGAACAAGAGAATCTAAGGCCCTTCATCAATGGCCACCACCATAAATTCATGTTGGAGAGAAacaccaccaccgccaccaccaACTTTCTGACGCCATTAGGGAGCAAGAACAATAATAGTAACAGTGCTGAGAGAAGAAGCTATGTAGTGGAGAGAAGTCCAAGTAACTTGTCTATGAGCATTGGACTTGAAAGGGAGACAGAAGCAGCGATGATGATGAGTAATGAGAAAggttctcatcatcatcatcatcatcatcatcaagattaTACGTTGCCACCTTCTTCTTACTTTTCAGCACCAAGGCTTGACCTTAACGCACGTGATCAGGATCAAAGTCATGAAGCAACTGCTGCAACTTGTAAACAACTGGACTTGAATGGATTCAGTTGGAGCTAATTAATGATAGGTAGTAgtgacatacatacatacatacatgcatGCATGCACGGTTTCAAGCTGTGGTTGTGGCTGTGAGGCCAAAAGTTGTATAGGAACATATATCGAACAGTTGGCATGCCAGTGCAGCGAACTACTATATATTATACTGTGTACAACAGTAATTAATATTGCCGTCACAAGTGGGAATCGGGGTAACAAGAATAG
Coding sequences:
- the LOC112736381 gene encoding myb-related protein 2 isoform X1, giving the protein MYHHHHQGKNIHSSSSRMAMSSERHMFLQAAGNGSGGDSGLVLSTDAKPRLKWTPDLHARFIEAVHQLGGADKATPKTVMKLMGIPGLTLYHLKSHLQKYRLSKNLQGQSNNNVPHKIICHTKPGASSVSTGERPSESNGTHNHMNNNTLNTIPSSPQSSNNKDLHISEALQMQIEVQRRLNEQLEVQRHMQVRIEAQGKYLQAVLEKAQETLGKQDLGVVGLEAAKVQLSELVSKVSSQCLELQTNNNHLPNNNNNDCSMDSNSCLTSEQENLRPFINGHHHKFMLERNTTTATTNFLTPLGSKNNNSNSAERRSYVVERSPSNLSMSIGLERETEAAMMMSNEKGSHHHHHHHHQDYTLPPSSYFSAPRLDLNARDQDQSHEATAATCKQLDLNGFSWS
- the LOC112736381 gene encoding myb-related protein 2 isoform X2, whose amino-acid sequence is MYHHHHQGKNIHSSSSRMAMSSERHMFLQAAGNGSGGDSGLVLSTDAKPRLKWTPDLHARFIEAVHQLGGADKATPKTVMKLMGIPGLTLYHLKSHLQKYRLSKNLQGQSNNNVPHKISASSVSTGERPSESNGTHNHMNNNTLNTIPSSPQSSNNKDLHISEALQMQIEVQRRLNEQLEVQRHMQVRIEAQGKYLQAVLEKAQETLGKQDLGVVGLEAAKVQLSELVSKVSSQCLELQTNNNHLPNNNNNDCSMDSNSCLTSEQENLRPFINGHHHKFMLERNTTTATTNFLTPLGSKNNNSNSAERRSYVVERSPSNLSMSIGLERETEAAMMMSNEKGSHHHHHHHHQDYTLPPSSYFSAPRLDLNARDQDQSHEATAATCKQLDLNGFSWS
- the LOC112736381 gene encoding myb-related protein 2 isoform X4, giving the protein MYHHHHQGKNIHSSSSRMAMSSERHMFLQAAGNGSGGDSGLVLSTDAKPRLKWTPDLHARFIEAVHQLGGADKATPKTVMKLMGIPGLTLYHLKSHLQKYRLSKNLQGQSNNNVPHKISASSVSTGERPSESNGTHNHMNNNTLNTIPSSPQSSNNKDLHISEALQMQIEVQRRLNEQLEVRIEAQGKYLQAVLEKAQETLGKQDLGVVGLEAAKVQLSELVSKVSSQCLELQTNNNHLPNNNNNDCSMDSNSCLTSEQENLRPFINGHHHKFMLERNTTTATTNFLTPLGSKNNNSNSAERRSYVVERSPSNLSMSIGLERETEAAMMMSNEKGSHHHHHHHHQDYTLPPSSYFSAPRLDLNARDQDQSHEATAATCKQLDLNGFSWS
- the LOC112736381 gene encoding myb-related protein 2 isoform X3, whose protein sequence is MYHHHHQGKNIHSSSSRMAMSSERHMFLQAAGNGSGGDSGLVLSTDAKPRLKWTPDLHARFIEAVHQLGGADKATPKTVMKLMGIPGLTLYHLKSHLQKYRLSKNLQGQSNNNVPHKIICHTKPGASSVSTGERPSESNGTHNHMNNNTLNTIPSSPQSSNNKDLHISEALQMQIEVQRRLNEQLEVRIEAQGKYLQAVLEKAQETLGKQDLGVVGLEAAKVQLSELVSKVSSQCLELQTNNNHLPNNNNNDCSMDSNSCLTSEQENLRPFINGHHHKFMLERNTTTATTNFLTPLGSKNNNSNSAERRSYVVERSPSNLSMSIGLERETEAAMMMSNEKGSHHHHHHHHQDYTLPPSSYFSAPRLDLNARDQDQSHEATAATCKQLDLNGFSWS